In Macadamia integrifolia cultivar HAES 741 chromosome 12, SCU_Mint_v3, whole genome shotgun sequence, the following are encoded in one genomic region:
- the LOC122094746 gene encoding fructose-bisphosphate aldolase 1, cytoplasmic → TPGKGILAADESTGTIGKRLASINVENVESNRQALRELLFCCPGALQYLSGVILFEETLYQKTKDGKPFVDVLKEGGVLPGIKVDKGTVELYGTNGETTTQGLDGLGQRCQKYYEAGARFAKWRAVLKIGITEPSQLSINENANGLARYAIICQENGLVPIVEPEILVDGSHDIDKCADVTERVLAAVYKALNDHHVLLEGTLLKPNMVTPGSEAKKVAPEVVAEYTVRTLQRTVPPAVPAIVFLSGGQSEEEATLNLNAMNKVQGKKPWALSFSFGRALQQSTLKTWQGKEENIEKARAAFLKRCKANSEATLGTYKGDAGDGEGVSESLHVKDYKY, encoded by the coding sequence ACCCCTGGAAAGGGTATCCTTGCTGCTGATGAGTCCACTGGGACAATTGGCAAGCGTCTAGCCAGCATCAATGTCGAGAATGTCGAGTCCAACAGGCAGGCACTGCGGGAACTTCTCTTCTGCTGTCCTGGTGCTCTCCAATACCTCAGTGGTGTAATCCTCTTTGAGGAGACCCTCTACCAGAAAACCAAAGATGGTAAGCCTTTCGTTGATGTCTTGAAGGAAGGTGGTGTTCTTCCGGGCATCAAGGTTGACAAGGGTACAGTTGAGCTTTATGGCACCAATGGTGAGACCACCACCCAGGGACTTGATGGACTTGGCCAGCGCTGCCAGAAGTACTATGAAGCTGGTGCCCGGTTTGCTAAGTGGCGAGCTGTGCTTAAGATTGGGATAACTGAACCATCTCAATTATCCATCAATGAGAATGCCAATGGCTTGGCACGCTATGCCATCATCTGCCAAGAGAATGGACTGGTTCCAATTGTTGAACCAGAAATCCTCGTCGACGGATCTCATGACATTGACAAGTGCGCAGACGTGACTGAGCGTGTCCTTGCAGCAGTCTACAAGGCGTTGAATGATCACCATGTCTTGCTAGAGGGGACTCTTTTGAAGCCCAACATGGTGACCCCTGGATCAGAGGCCAAGAAGGTAGCCCCAGAGGTAGTGGCCGAGTACACAGTCCGGACCTTGCAGAGGACAGTGCCTCCTGCAGTCCCTGCTATTGTGTTCTTGTCCGGTGGACAGAGTGAGGAAGAGGCAACTCTTAACCTCAATGCCATGAACAAGGTTCAGGGTAAGAAGCCATGGGCTCTATCATTTTCCTTCGGACGTGCCCTGCAGCAGAGCACACTGAAGACATGGCAAGGCAAAGAGGAGAACATAGAGAAAGCACGGGCTGCCTTCCTTAAGAGATGCAAGGCAAACTCCGAAGCAACCCTTGGTACCTACAAGGGTGATGCTGGAGATGGAGAAGGTGTCTCTGAGAGTCTCCATGTCAAGGACTACAAGTACTGA